The stretch of DNA GGCGAAGTTACGGCCGACGACCATGCCGGCGACCGGAGCACGCAGGGTCGCCTTCTCCAGGTTGAGGCGGGCCGCCTCCACGCCGGCCTCGGCGCCGCCCACCTGGGCCTCCAGGCGCGCGAGGGTCTCCGCGCGGGCCCCGGCCTCCGCCAGGGACAGCCGCGCCGCGGCGGCCTCGTACGCCGCCGTCGCCGCCTCGGCCTGGGCCCGGGCCCTGGCCGCCGAGTTCTCCTGCACCGTAAGCTCCTGCTCGGAGACGGCCTGGGCCTCGTAAAGCCGGCGGTATTTCTGGAGGGTCTTTTCCTGCAGGATCAGGTCCTCGGCGGCGGCCTTCCGCAGCGCATCCAGCCGTTCCGCCTCGCGCCGGGCGGAGGCGATCTCCTGCGCCCGGCTCCCCGCGGCGGCCTCGTCCCGCGCCGCCCGGGCCGCCTCGAGCCCCGCCGCGGCCTGGGCCTGCTGCGCCTCAAGGATCCGCGGGTCCAGCCGCGCCACCTCCTGCCCGGCCCGGACCGTGTCCCCTTCCTCCACCAACATCTCCTGCACCGTCCCTCCAACCTCGGCCACCACCCGCACCTCGTCAGCCTCAATGGTGCCGTTCGCGGTAAGGGGTCGGCCTCGGCCGTCACAACCCAGCAAGGACACGGCCAGCAGAAGAAGCAAACCCGGTAGCCAGAGCCCACGCATCCCTTTCTCCCCTCTCTTTCATAAACGCACTAGGTATACTGCAGGCACTGAATTAGTTTACCTTGTGCCAAGAATAGCACGGGCCGGGGTATGCCGCAATTAACCGCTGACGCCGCCCGGGCCTGAAAGGCTGCCCCAGCCGCACGCAAATGACACATCAGGCGTGAAAGTGGCTGATAGGCGCCCATATTAGACTTAAGGAGACCGGGGAATGCTACCGCGTACAACGCCAAGGCCCGGAGACCTTTCTCCGGGCCCTTGCCTGTCCCTACCTTAACCAATTAACGGCGCAATTCCGGCGGGAGTTCCGGTTCGTAGATAAAAACCGCACAAGCGGAGGCGGCACTCACGTGAGCAAACAGGGTCAAGGCCGCCGCCAGGCCGGTCATAACCAAGAAGCGTAGGCGGCGCATACTGTCTCACCTCCTTTCGACACCGGCCGGCGGGTCGGGCGAAGCCGTCCGGAAAGGCCAGGGCCGGTACTGCAAGGTCCGATCGGCCAGGCCGATGACGGCCTTCCCGGCGCCCGTGATCATCAGGGCCGCCCAGGATTCTCCCAAAGCCAGGGCGAAAGCCAGGTTGCCACTCCCTGGGCGGAGGGCGACCGTCAGGCCGGTGACGGTAATCAAGAAGACCATAAACAGGGACAGGCGGCGCAGGAGCCTCTTGTGAGCGGGGGAGCCCAGGGGCTTGGCCGGATTTTCCAGGGGGGCCCGGAAGACGACGGCCAGGCCGGACAGGAACCCGGCACCCAGGGCCACAACCGCCGTGGTCCCGGGAGCCGCTGTCCAAAGGCTGCCGACCTTGCCCAGAGCGACA from Thermoanaerobacterales bacterium encodes:
- a CDS encoding efflux RND transporter periplasmic adaptor subunit, which gives rise to MRGLWLPGLLLLLAVSLLGCDGRGRPLTANGTIEADEVRVVAEVGGTVQEMLVEEGDTVRAGQEVARLDPRILEAQQAQAAAGLEAARAARDEAAAGSRAQEIASARREAERLDALRKAAAEDLILQEKTLQKYRRLYEAQAVSEQELTVQENSAARARAQAEAATAAYEAAAARLSLAEAGARAETLARLEAQVGGAEAGVEAARLNLEKATLRAPVAGMVVGRNFAPGEVVRPGAEVVTLLDTSRLWLDVYVPENRLGEVRMGQKVGVAVDGFPGRKFAGRVTFIAPEAEFTPKNVQTKEDRVRLVFRVRVELLDGKDQLRPGMPADVTFNGGSR
- a CDS encoding cyclic lactone autoinducer peptide produces the protein MRRLRFLVMTGLAAALTLFAHVSAASACAVFIYEPELPPELRR
- a CDS encoding accessory gene regulator B family protein, whose amino-acid sequence is MLSRLAERLTCLVTQQTGGGDRERAILRYGSEMAMLTFGELMLIVLAAWAWDCIPTTLAACLAMAALRSVAGGIHCTSAGRCTVVTVLVFVALGKVGSLWTAAPGTTAVVALGAGFLSGLAVVFRAPLENPAKPLGSPAHKRLLRRLSLFMVFLITVTGLTVALRPGSGNLAFALALGESWAALMITGAGKAVIGLADRTLQYRPWPFRTASPDPPAGVERR